The proteins below are encoded in one region of Hordeum vulgare subsp. vulgare chromosome 3H, MorexV3_pseudomolecules_assembly, whole genome shotgun sequence:
- the LOC123442960 gene encoding uncharacterized protein LOC123442960, which produces MLGMEMNHLVHQPQPQIHAASAFQQQAEHLHHGNGGGGGFQVQHHQHQAMPVRQQHSQPSYAAYVAPPSRAVKAHEEEEMGNGVGNGGGVVQQPGAGAGAAACLWTRMKWTDAMVRLLIALVYNAGDDVEGVSAGGKAAASHPHGKASASAAAAHGGHGLQAAAQQKKGKWKSVSNAMLENGFSVSPQQCEDKFNDLNKRYKRVVDLLGRGKACRVVENPALLDAMAELTAKAKEEARKLLSSKHLFFREMCTYHNPPGAGAVASHGAEDGADCFHHPRPATVPGAANSSAGPQAVAMVNSSTRSEGDSEDDVLSSKEAEEEEEDDYDLDDVEEKAQGTKRRGGRVDDGNGFHNYGGHNKRRRGESSATTVGEDGEEDGNNKPARRRSSTSAMQQLQRELAAAAAAAGGDQQQLRQWMQRRALEVEKQQLEYEVHEYALQKQRHKWEQFKASKEWDMESERLRIQRRRVDGQRMLMALQQKEFDLDIAEAYNYSSSVDHLPGAQTPPPAGLHQQPGSSPSTTGHPN; this is translated from the coding sequence atgCTGGGCATGGAAATGAACCACCTCGTCCACCAGCCGCAGCCTCAGATCCACGCCGCCTCCGCGTtccagcagcaggcggagcacctcCACCACGGcaacggcggtggcggcggcttccAGGtccagcaccaccagcaccaggCCATGCCGGTGAGGCAGCAGCACTCGCAGCCGTCGTACGCGGCTTACGTGGCGCCGCCTTCGAGGGCGGTCAAGGCGCatgaagaggaggagatgggcaACGGCGTCGGGAATGGCGGCGGCGTCGTGCAGCAGCCGGGGGCGGGAGCGGGGGCGGCGGCGTGCCTGTGGACGCGGATGAAGTGGACGGATGCGATGGTGCGTCTGCTCATCGCGCTGGTGTACAACGCCGGGGACGACGTGGAGGGCGTGTCTGCagggggcaaggcggcggcgtcgCACCCGCACGGGAAGGCATCGGCGTCTGCGGCGGCAGCGCACGGTGGGCACGGGCTGCAGGCGGCGGCGCAGCAGAAGAAGGGTAAGTGGAAGTCCGTGTCCAACGCGATGCTGGAGAACGGCTTCTCGGTGTCGCCGCAGCAGTGCGAGGACAAGTTCAACGACCTCAACAAGCGCTACAAGCGAGTCGTCGACCTGCTCGGCCGCGGCAAGGCGTGCAGAGTGGTCGAGAACCCTGCGCTGCTCGACGCCATGGCCGAGCTCacggccaaggccaaggaggaggCGCGCAAGCTGCTCAGCTCCAAGCACCTCTTCTTCCGCGAGATGTGCACCTACCACAACCCCCCCGGCGCCGGCGCAGTAGCATCGCACGGCGCCGAGGACGGCGCGGACTGCTTCCACCACCCGCGGCCGGCGACGGTGCCCGGCGCTGCCAACTCGTCTGCCGGCCCCCAGGCGGTGGCGATGGTGAATTCCTCGACACGCTCGGAGGGCGACAGCGAGGACGACGTCCTCAGCAGCAAAGaggctgaagaggaggaggaggacgactacGACCTGGACGACGTGGAGGAGAAGGCGCAGGGCACCAAGCGCCGCGGCGGCCGCGTCGACGACGGCAATGGCTTCCACAACTACGGCGGGCACAACAAGCGCCGTCGTGGCGAGAGCAGCGCGACCACGGTCGGGGAAGACGGAGAAGAGGACGGGAACAACAAGCCCGCCCGCAGGAGGTCGTCCACCTCCGCCATGCAGCAGCTGCAAcgcgagctggcggcggcggcggccgcggcAGGCGGCGACCAGCAGCAGCTGCGGCAGTGGATGCAGCGGCGCGcgctggaggtggagaagcagcaACTGGAGTACGAGGTCCACGAGTACGCGCTGCAGAAGCAGCGCCACAAGTGGGAGCAGTTCAAGGCCAGCAAGGAGTGGGACATGGAGAGCGAGCGGCTGCGGATCCAGCGCCGGCGCGTGGACGGCCAGCGCATGCTGATGGCGCTCCAGCAGAAGGAGTTCGACCTGGACATCGCCGAGGCCTACAACTACTCGTCGTCCGTGGACCACCTCCCGGGCGCGCAGACCCCGCCGCCCGCCGGCCTCCACCAGCAGCCCGGCTCCAGCCCCTCCACCACAGGGCACCCCAACTAG